DNA sequence from the Myxococcales bacterium genome:
CGGCGGCCGGGCCCCCCGCCCGCCCCCCCCCCCGCCCCCGCCGCCGCCGCCCCCGCCCCCCCCCGCGGGTAGGAGGACGATGAAGGAGTGCCGCGGGGGCGGTACAAGCTTCAATGGGGCCTCCCCAGTTAAGGGGAGGGGAGATATCGGCGAGGTCGGTAGCCAGGAGTATGAGGAAATCCGCTTCAATGGGGCCTCCCAGTTAAGGGGAGGAGATGATTGCACATTCTGATTGTTCTCCTAGCGGTGTTGAAGCTTAATGGGGCCTCCCCAGTTAAGGGGAGGAGATTCCAGGTCACGGCGGTGCTGCGCTCGATGATCGAGACGCTTCAATGGGGCCTCCCCAGTTAAGGGGAGGAGATGCCGATCGCCCGACGGGGCACTCCTCCTCCGCGATCGCTTCAATGGGGCCTCCCCAGTTAAGGGGAGGAGATACTTAAAATAAGAAACTATCAGGCCCAGCTAATCCTGCTTCAATGGGGCCTCCCCAGTTAAGGGGAGGAGATGTCCGGCGGCGGTGGCTCGGGCGGGACTGTCGATGTGCGCTTCAATGGGGCCTCCCCAGTTAAGGGGAGGAGATTCCGCCCGTCCGCCATCGATGTCGCAGGAGCTATCGAAGCTTCAATGGGGCCTCCCCAGTTAAGGGGAGGAGATCGAGGCCACGATCAACGCGCTCGCAGGCCGCGGTTTTGCTTCAATGGGGCCTCCCCAGTTAAGGGGAGGAGATAGAGCCGGCCGCCTCGTTGCGGGCGTTCGAGCAGGTGCGCTTCAATGGGGCCTCCCCAGTTAAGGGGAGGAGATCGGCCGGACGCTGCACCTGCTGGGGTACCCCGAGCCAGCTTCAATGGGGCCTCCCCAGTTAAGGGGAGGAGATACGTCGACGCCGAGCTGCGCAAGCTCGGCCTGCTCGACGAGCTTCAATGGGGCCTCCCCAGTTAAGGGGAGGAGATACCCCCCGGTCCAGATGGCCTGGATCGTTGGGGAATTTTGGGGAGGACGCACGCGGGGCGAATTCGCGCTGAAATTCTGGGGCTCTTGTTCGTCAGGTCGAATTTTGAAACAGCGTTTTGCCCGGCCTACGAGGGGCTATAGGGCATTTTGCACGCAAGCCCGGGACTTTCGACATCGTCGGGCCGCGTGCGTGGTTCCAGTACCACAGGCGTGGGTCCCCTAGCAAGGGGGTGAAGGCAAGGCACCCGCGCGCAGGCCAAGTCTGTCCAACGCTCAAGTCGACCTCTGCCGAGATCGTCTGCGCGACGCCGAGGCTGTCCACGCCTCTGCGAGCCCAGGAGGCTACGGGTCCTGGCCCGCGGAGCGCTCGTGTATCACACACCGAGCGCCAGCTTGAACAGGTTATCGTCGCTCAGACCCCGCCTCCGCCGCGGAGCGCCTGTGTATCACACACCGAGCGCCATCGGTGTGGGGGCGAAGGCACCGCTCAAGGCGCCTCAGTTCCCACCACTCGAAGCGCTCATGCATCATGCATCGCTGAAGCGGAGGATTGTGCCACGGAGGGCGCGGATGCGGGCCTGCATGCGCGATCGAGAGGGGATGGTCCGCTGCGGCGCAGAACGAGCTAGCGCGCTCCGCGATGACCAGAGACGAAAGGGCCCGGGCAAAATGAGACCCGCGGCGGCGCAGGACGAGCTAGCGCGCTTGGCGAGCGGAGGCGACGCCGGATCGCGGTGCGGCTCAGCCACCTGGCTCACTGTCGATGAGCTTGGCCCGGGCCTTGAGCTTGTCGGGACCGACGTTCGTGGCTTTGTCGGCCTTCTTCTTGCTCCGCCAGTCGGAGAGCCAGGCTGGCCGCAGCTCGCGCACGGCGGCGACGAAAGCGGCCCGCTCGGCCGGGGCAGTGAGCTCGCCCTTCTCGACGTAGCGGCGGATGAACTCGGCTAGCTCGGCCTCGTTACTCTCCTCGACCTCGCGACGCAGACGCCCCTCGGGGGTGCTCAGCGCTTCGGCGCGCCGCCTCTCGCGGGCCTCGCGGGCGAGCGCCTCCGCGAGCTTGCGCGTCTCGTCAGCGACCTCGGCGAAGCGGCCGTAGCCCACGGCTGTCTTGGCCCCTGCACCCTCAAAGCGCAAGGCATCGCGGAGCCAGCCCTGGACTCGGCCGAGCTCCCCTTCGCCGCGCCTCGGGGCGATGCCGAAGAAGAAGTACGCGCCGGGAGCCGTGACCAAAAAGGGCACGGGCCTCGGAGAGCGCCAATCGCCAGGCGGATCCTCCGGGGTCCAGGCGGCGCTGTGAGGCGTGAGAATGTCCACCTCCAACATGACCGGGGCGACGGGGATTGCATCAAAGAAGAGGATCGACCCCTCACTGCCCTCGTCACCCGCAGCTCCGAAGAGGCGGGTGATCGCCTACTCGTCGACCTCCTTCTCCCCCCTTGTCAACCCCATAGTCGCGCGCCCACGCGCGCACGAGCCCTTCAGCGACGACCCCGGCAGGTAGGGGACGCCGAGCGAGGGATGGAAGGCGAAGCCGTTCTCGACGGGATGCGAACGTCCCAGGCCGGTGACGAAGCGGCTCTCGGCGCGAAATAGGCCCCACACCCCGCCGGCAGCCTCGACCACCCAGGCAAGACGCAGCCGAGCCTCGGCGAGCTGACCCGCATCCCCGACCGAGCCCCCGAGGGTCTTGAGCCACTCGTGCTTGGGGTTCTGCTTGTCTTTACTCTGGAGAGACCACGACTGGTCGTGGGGCCAGGTATCCAAGAACTTGTCGTACCAGAGCCCGGCGTGGCCAGCATCGCCGCGCTTGGCACCCTGGGCCGAGCGATAGAGCGGCCGTACCATCGCTACTCCCGCTCCCCCGCGCGGGAAGGTGGCCCGGCAGAGCTTCTTGTGCCACACGAGCCAGGCGATCGCCTCAGCCTGGGCGCGGAGGTAATGCGACTCATCGCCCCCGACGATCGCCGCGAGTATGTCTCTCTGGCCAGGGTAAACGCCACCATTCGGCCGACAGAGCCAGCGGTTGAGGTTATGGTAGAGCTGAAGGTGGGCCTCCGCCTTCGTCCTGCCCTTGGAATCTGCGTCGCCCTCCTCGCGTCGCCGCTCCGGCTTCGTCCCGCTCTCGTCGCCTCCGCCAGCGGCCGCTTGCTCGCTCGCCAGCGCCTGGCCGAGCCCGTTCATCACGATTCCGGGCCCCAGACGCTCGACATAGGAGCGGTAGCACTTCTTGAACTCAACCCCGCGTTGGGCGAGCTCGTCGACACGGGCGAGCGCGTCGGCGGCCCGGAGCTGTTCGAGCGTCCTCATCCCTCACCTCCCAGGATTCGTACCGCGCACCACCCCTGCCCGACGGTCTCGTTGCCCCCCACCTGCAAGTAGGGCGCAGTCGCGGGGAAGAGGCCGCAGAGCTCCTTGCGGGCGGCCTCGCTGCGGGCCCCGACGAGCGCGTAGAGGATCGTCTCTGGCGGCAGCGTCTCCTCGTACCAGAGGTTCTTGCTCTGCTTGGTATCATCATTGAGGACGTTTCGCGCCTGGATCGGCAGCCCGTAGCGGGCGAACCACGCGAAGTCGTCGTCGTGGAGGACCACCAGGCGCTCAGCCAGGCGCTTGCTGGTCACCTCGTGGAGGATCAGCTCGGCGAGCGCGGCGACGAGCCCCTCGTCCGGCGCCTCCTGCACCTCGAACTCGCGCTCTTCGAGGAAGAGCCGCTCCTTCGTCCGGGCGCGGGCGAGGACCGGCCGCGCTCCACCTTCGACGGCGGTGAGGACCGGCACCTCGAAGTCGACCGAGTACCCGGTGTGTCGCATCGCTCTCCACACGGGGGCTCCCTACTGTTTGATTCACGCTCTGAGCGGGGACTAACCCTCTGAGAGCACGGGCGGATCGTGGCGCGGCTCTCCGCATCGAGGGCGGATCAACGCACGGGAGCGGCGCTCAGCGGCGCTCAGCGGCGCTCAGCCGCGTTACCGTGCTGCGGGTCGATCACCGGTAGAAATGTACTAATTATTCCACACTGATCTTGCAGGACCTCGTCGGCATTGAGTCGAGGAACTGGTCAAGGCGGTGGGATCGGGCGGATACGTTTGGTGTGAAACAAAAACAACCGGGCGGGACCATCCCGCCCCCGAGCCACCGCGAGGCCGAGTGTACATGCACGCAGGCTACCCGTCGAGCGTGAAGGGGGTACCGTGATCGCCACCGACGTCCACGATCGTCACGAGCACACCAGGCGGCTCGCCGATCCGGACGCGTATCGGCCGCAGCAGTGTCGGAGCTGCTGTCGGCGGATGCACGCGCACGGCACACGCACGCGCAGGCCGGTCGGTGAGGCGCCGCTCGAGATCCGGCGCTACATCTGCCCTCGGTGCGGTGGCGTCGTCCAGATCGTGCCCGCCTTCCTCGCGGGCCACCTCTGGCGCTGCTGGCCCGCGGTCGAGGCTGTCGTCGTCGATGGCGCGGAAGGCCCGCCCAAGGCCGCCAGGATCGCGCCGAGGACCCGGCGGCGCTGGCGGGCGAGGGCGAAGGAGCCGGCGCGTCTCGCCTTGCACACGCTCAGCGCGGAGCGCGTGCCGCGGATCGCGACGGCGCTCGCGGCGATCGGCCTCGATGCGACCCGTGGCGCCCTTCTCGCGGCCTTTCGCCCGCTCGCCTCAGCGCTCGGCGCCTGCGCTCTCCTTGCGAACCTCCTAAACCTCCTACTACCCGGGCTGCGTATCATGTGACCCAAAAGACATATCCCTTCAGACAGATCGTCCTGCGAGCGATCCCACCCGAAGTGGCCGGACCCAGGCGGTAGAAGGTCGCCATGGATCCCAACAAGCGACGAGAAGTGGCCGAGTGGCGCCTCTCCATCCTCGGCCCGCTGATCAGCGCGCGCCTCGATCACGGCGAGATCCGCGAGCTCCTGGAGGAGGCCGCGGCTCGCTCGTACATCTACCTCGATGGTCAGCCGCGGCGCTTCCGCTGGCGCACGCTCGAGGGCTGGCGCTACGACTATCGCGCAGGTGGACTGAGCGCTCTCCGAGCCTCACACCCGCGCGGACGCGGGCACGTGTCGTGCGATCCCCGAGCTCGTCGCCCGCAAGCTCCTCGCTCTCCGGCGCGAGCAGCCGC
Encoded proteins:
- the cmr6 gene encoding type III-B CRISPR module RAMP protein Cmr6; this translates as MTRLFGAAGDEGSEGSILFFDAIPVAPVMLEVDILTPHSAAWTPEDPPGDWRSPRPVPFLVTAPGAYFFFGIAPRRGEGELGRVQGWLRDALRFEGAGAKTAVGYGRFAEVADETRKLAEALAREARERRRAEALSTPEGRLRREVEESNEAELAEFIRRYVEKGELTAPAERAAFVAAVRELRPAWLSDWRSKKKADKATNVGPDKLKARAKLIDSEPGG
- the cmr5 gene encoding type III-B CRISPR module-associated protein Cmr5, whose protein sequence is MRTLEQLRAADALARVDELAQRGVEFKKCYRSYVERLGPGIVMNGLGQALASEQAAAGGGDESGTKPERRREEGDADSKGRTKAEAHLQLYHNLNRWLCRPNGGVYPGQRDILAAIVGGDESHYLRAQAEAIAWLVWHKKLCRATFPRGGAGVAMVRPLYRSAQGAKRGDAGHAGLWYDKFLDTWPHDQSWSLQSKDKQNPKHEWLKTLGGSVGDAGQLAEARLRLAWVVEAAGGVWGLFRAESRFVTGLGRSHPVENGFAFHPSLGVPYLPGSSLKGSCARGRATMGLTRGEKEVDE